A stretch of Acidimicrobiales bacterium DNA encodes these proteins:
- a CDS encoding SDR family NAD(P)-dependent oxidoreductase, which yields MTNPRLTSRSRSVAGKVVLITGAASGMGRAEAHLFADEGATVAVTDLREADVDVVVDEITAVGGTGAGYVLDVTDPQAITTVVDRIRADLGPVDILVNNAGVSLGGPVDADDFEDTWALALDVLLTAHQRMVRACLPDLRASGEGRIINISSTEGLGAQRGTLPYTTAKHGVIGLTRALAVDLATDGITVNAVCPGPILTGMTELIPPEHREKFARRRTALRRYGDPEEVAHMVLNLALPASSYVTGTVIPVDGGQTMKND from the coding sequence ATGACCAATCCCCGTCTCACCAGCCGCAGCCGTTCCGTCGCCGGGAAGGTGGTGCTGATCACCGGCGCCGCGTCCGGCATGGGGCGGGCCGAAGCGCACCTCTTCGCGGACGAGGGCGCCACGGTCGCCGTGACCGACCTGCGCGAGGCGGACGTGGACGTCGTCGTCGACGAGATCACCGCCGTCGGCGGCACGGGGGCGGGCTATGTCCTGGACGTCACCGACCCGCAGGCGATCACGACGGTCGTCGACCGGATCCGGGCGGACCTCGGCCCGGTCGACATCCTCGTGAACAACGCGGGCGTCTCCCTGGGGGGACCGGTCGACGCCGACGACTTCGAGGACACCTGGGCGCTCGCCCTCGACGTTCTCCTCACGGCGCACCAGCGCATGGTGCGGGCCTGTCTGCCGGATCTTCGCGCGAGCGGCGAGGGCCGCATCATCAACATCTCGTCGACCGAGGGACTCGGCGCCCAGCGGGGCACGCTGCCCTACACCACGGCCAAGCACGGGGTCATCGGGCTCACCCGGGCGCTCGCGGTCGATCTCGCCACCGACGGCATCACGGTGAACGCGGTCTGCCCCGGCCCGATCCTCACCGGTATGACCGAGTTGATCCCGCCGGAGCACCGCGAGAAGTTCGCCCGCCGCCGAACGGCACTGCGCCGTTACGGCGACCCGGAGGAGGTCGCGCACATGGTGCTCAACCTCGCCCTGCCCGCCTCGTCCTACGTCACCGGCACGGTGATCCCCGTCGACGGCGGCCAGACGATGAAGAACGACTGA
- a CDS encoding D-alanyl-D-alanine carboxypeptidase family protein, whose protein sequence is MTTERVHRLVMTVRRRFRRPRAFVVIVLAASAFTASLAGAADSPDELREQRREVQEDTADIEILVNALTVDAETLTEELDKLRESIDAQQAALDAAQRRVDAAVRQEIAAQLRIDDLERDVGRVQQLLQDTAVNAFVGFQGPNSDNAALDENPWQYARTEALIDFGTGNTTEIIDELRALGAELDRQREEAAATRAEQEDQAAEVARHKAALDEAYATEEEALRAVEDRLDARLAEVAALEALDAELAAEIKAEEQRIADAIAQRNRERGPVTIPNDAPVELTTVRGIVVNALIAEQVEGFLAAMEARGYPLSGGGYRSSDSQIRLRRSHCGTSDYAIWEMPAYQCSPPTARPGRSAHERGLAIDFTYNGSIIRSRSSSVFQVMSEVAGDFGLINLPSEPWHWSTTGG, encoded by the coding sequence GTGACGACAGAACGTGTGCACCGCCTCGTCATGACCGTCCGCCGTCGCTTCCGTCGCCCTCGTGCCTTCGTCGTCATCGTCCTGGCGGCGTCCGCCTTCACGGCATCGCTCGCCGGCGCGGCCGACAGCCCGGACGAATTGCGCGAACAACGCCGCGAGGTCCAGGAGGACACGGCCGACATCGAGATCCTCGTCAACGCACTCACCGTCGACGCCGAGACGCTGACGGAGGAGCTCGACAAGCTCCGCGAGTCGATCGACGCGCAGCAGGCCGCGCTCGATGCCGCCCAGCGGCGCGTCGACGCGGCGGTCAGGCAGGAGATCGCGGCCCAGCTCCGCATCGACGATCTCGAACGCGACGTCGGGCGGGTGCAACAGCTGCTCCAGGACACCGCGGTCAACGCGTTCGTCGGGTTCCAGGGTCCGAACTCCGACAACGCCGCCCTCGACGAGAACCCGTGGCAGTACGCCCGCACCGAAGCACTGATCGACTTCGGCACCGGCAACACGACGGAGATCATCGACGAGCTGCGCGCCCTCGGCGCCGAGCTCGACCGCCAGCGAGAGGAAGCGGCAGCCACGAGGGCGGAGCAGGAGGACCAGGCGGCCGAGGTCGCCCGCCACAAGGCAGCCCTCGACGAGGCGTACGCCACGGAGGAAGAGGCGTTGCGCGCGGTCGAGGACCGGCTGGACGCCCGACTCGCCGAGGTCGCCGCCCTCGAAGCGCTCGACGCCGAGCTGGCCGCCGAGATCAAGGCCGAGGAGCAACGGATCGCCGACGCCATCGCCCAGCGCAACCGCGAACGCGGACCCGTCACCATTCCGAACGATGCGCCCGTCGAGCTCACCACGGTGCGGGGCATCGTCGTGAACGCGCTCATCGCCGAGCAGGTCGAGGGGTTCCTCGCGGCCATGGAGGCCCGCGGCTACCCACTGTCCGGGGGCGGCTACCGCAGCTCCGATTCCCAGATCCGTCTCCGCCGCTCCCACTGCGGCACGTCGGACTACGCCATCTGGGAGATGCCCGCCTATCAGTGCAGTCCGCCGACCGCCCGGCCCGGCCGGTCCGCCCACGAACGCGGACTCGCGATCGACTTCACCTACAACGGCTCCATCATCCGCAGTCGTAGCTCGTCGGTGTTCCAGGTCATGAGCGAGGTCGCCGGCGACTTCGGCCTCATCAACCTCCCCAGCGAGCCCTGGCACTGGTCGACCACCGGCGGCTGA
- a CDS encoding AMP-binding protein, whose protein sequence is MILDLAAAEPDTLALTDDLGGQRTRAEFVDRATRLGHALRDELAVPAGGHIALLTDNRVEVFEVYLAAVLSGVWFVPVNGLLAPHEVDYVLHDAEAALVIAEPDLAHLVPDEIPVVTLGPELDALVARADDTPFALDGPPGSRFSYTSGTTGHPKGVKRAVPATVAEMLSLQERLGLQVGFDGTGTQLITGPAYHAAVGGYGFFDLCNGARLHLMRRFDAARTLDLIGELRVRRTHLVPTMMVRLLRLPDDVREAFDPSPLDIVLHGAAPISPTVKRQMIDWFGPILTEYWGTSEAGVFTRVDAEDWLANPGTVGRPVPGFEVFAVDDEGTRLPAGEVGTLYCHTPGSDRPFEYWNAPEKTEASYLAPGVFSLGDMGSVDAAGWVHLADRATNMIISGGVNIYPTEVEQALLDHPSVVDVAVFGIPDDEWGEQVKAAVEFTADAGPGAVDELLAFARERLGRHKVPRSVDVHEQLPRQPNGKLYTRQLRDPYWAGRDRSI, encoded by the coding sequence ATGATCCTCGACCTCGCGGCGGCGGAGCCGGACACGCTCGCCCTGACCGACGACCTCGGCGGACAACGGACCCGCGCCGAGTTCGTCGATCGGGCCACCCGGCTCGGCCATGCGTTGCGCGACGAGCTGGCGGTGCCCGCCGGCGGTCACATCGCGCTGCTCACCGACAATCGGGTCGAAGTGTTCGAGGTCTATCTCGCCGCCGTGCTCAGCGGCGTGTGGTTCGTGCCCGTCAACGGCCTGCTCGCGCCCCACGAGGTCGACTATGTCCTGCATGATGCAGAGGCCGCGCTCGTGATCGCGGAACCCGACCTGGCCCACCTCGTGCCCGACGAGATCCCGGTCGTCACCCTCGGCCCCGAACTGGACGCGCTCGTCGCCCGGGCCGATGACACGCCCTTCGCCCTCGACGGCCCGCCGGGCTCGCGCTTCAGCTACACCTCAGGGACGACCGGGCACCCGAAAGGCGTCAAGCGCGCCGTCCCCGCGACGGTCGCAGAGATGCTCTCCCTCCAGGAACGCCTCGGACTCCAGGTCGGTTTCGACGGGACCGGCACCCAACTGATCACCGGACCCGCCTACCACGCCGCGGTCGGCGGCTACGGCTTCTTCGATCTGTGCAACGGGGCCCGGCTGCACCTCATGCGTCGCTTCGACGCGGCCCGCACGCTCGACCTCATCGGGGAGCTCCGGGTGCGCCGCACCCACCTCGTGCCGACGATGATGGTCCGCCTCCTCCGGCTGCCCGACGATGTCCGGGAGGCGTTCGATCCCTCGCCGCTCGACATCGTGCTGCACGGTGCGGCACCGATCAGCCCCACGGTGAAGCGGCAGATGATCGACTGGTTCGGCCCGATCCTCACCGAATACTGGGGCACGTCGGAGGCCGGTGTTTTCACCCGCGTCGACGCCGAGGACTGGCTCGCCAACCCGGGCACCGTCGGCCGCCCCGTGCCCGGCTTCGAGGTCTTCGCCGTCGACGACGAGGGGACGCGGCTTCCCGCCGGCGAGGTGGGCACGCTCTACTGCCACACCCCCGGGAGTGACCGTCCGTTCGAATACTGGAACGCGCCGGAGAAGACGGAGGCGTCCTACCTCGCACCCGGCGTGTTCTCCCTCGGCGACATGGGTTCGGTCGACGCGGCGGGCTGGGTCCATCTCGCCGATCGGGCCACGAACATGATCATCTCGGGCGGCGTGAACATCTATCCGACCGAGGTCGAGCAGGCGCTGCTCGACCATCCGTCGGTCGTCGACGTCGCCGTCTTCGGCATTCCCGACGACGAGTGGGGCGAGCAGGTGAAGGCCGCGGTCGAGTTCACCGCCGACGCCGGACCGGGCGCGGTCGACGAACTCCTGGCCTTCGCCCGGGAGCGGTTGGGCCGCCACAAGGTGCCGCGTTCGGTCGATGTCCACGAGCAGCTACCCCGCCAACCCAACGGCAAGCTCTACACCCGCCAACTGCGTGACCCGTACTGGGCGGGGCGGGACCGGTCGATCTAG
- a CDS encoding DUF6691 family protein, which yields MKLNLVGLLFGALFGGLLAGAQLHEYDTIHAMLRLDEADVFLIMASAIAVSAPMLYVLERRRARSIFGGDVRLSRSRPERHHWQGGALFGLGWAIAGTCPAPALVMVSSGAMLGLVAIPGIFLGLYLNERSAGTAGHVGDGEHRELEPVSVEPV from the coding sequence GTGAAACTCAACCTGGTCGGCCTCCTCTTCGGCGCCCTGTTCGGCGGCCTGCTCGCCGGTGCCCAGCTCCACGAGTACGACACGATCCACGCGATGCTCCGGCTCGACGAGGCGGACGTCTTCCTCATCATGGCGTCGGCCATCGCCGTGTCGGCGCCGATGCTGTACGTCCTCGAACGGCGCCGAGCCCGTTCGATCTTCGGGGGCGACGTGCGCCTGTCGCGTTCGCGGCCCGAGCGGCACCACTGGCAGGGGGGCGCGTTGTTCGGGCTCGGGTGGGCCATCGCCGGCACCTGCCCCGCGCCGGCGCTGGTGATGGTGTCGTCCGGCGCCATGCTCGGTCTCGTCGCGATCCCGGGCATCTTCCTCGGTCTCTACCTCAACGAACGTTCGGCCGGCACGGCCGGGCATGTCGGCGACGGTGAGCACCGCGAGCTCGAACCGGTCTCGGTCGAACCGGTCTAG